The following is a genomic window from Artemia franciscana chromosome 4, ASM3288406v1, whole genome shotgun sequence.
ATTCTCAATCTGCCTATCCTTATCTTCAAGAATCAAGCGATTCAAATATGTCTGAAGTTCAATTTCTTCTGAAACCCGTTTACATTCCAATACGTTCCATCTTCGTTTTCTCGATTTCCTAATAAACGACGTAATATCATCGCcaaacaaaagcttttgatcGCGTGCTAAATCTTGAGCAGTTTGAAAATGATTGATAGCTTCGTCAAATTGTTCAAGTTCCATTAGGGCCTGACCTAGGAACACATGAACCTTCACAAAGAGTAAATCTAATTCCAGTGCTTGCCTGCAGTCTTGGCATGCTGCAATCCACCTTCCAAGCTTCAAGTTACAAAGTGCTCGATTTGTGAAATAAGGTGGGAAAAGGTTATTCTTTGCAATAGCCTTTGAGTAGCAGGAAATAGCATCCTCATATTTTCTCTGTTGGAAATATCTGTTCCCTTGTTCTTTTAAGTCCTTGTCACTCATATCCTTAACATTTAATCTTTTTGGTGATTCACTTTTGGGACCCTTCTCTTTCATATCATTAATTCTTCCACTTCCAAAAATTCTTCAAGGTTTTGACATGACTCGTTCAAATATTatgattgtcaaaatatttcgaaatatttatgcaatacccagtttttacatttaaaccctcaacacaaaaatacatacaacttatttttatatatatagaagatataatctggcgtaacagacatatgTAACAGacaacagacagacaacttatttctatatatagactagctgttggggtggcgcttcaagccaccccaacacctagttggtggggcgcttcgcgccccccaagcccccccccccccgtgcgcgtaagtcgttacgcgccatattagttatgcgccattgtagttgtgtccctgtgtcccacctgtgaatatagatagatttatatatgtgtttcaaactacgtaaaaattgcgaatatacaacattcttggctttcccattgtctgtgcatatacaaagccgtatgtactaataatgacgtcatatgcaaacactctttttacaaataaaaaacatgcatacacacaactcgtttttatatagatagatagatagatagatacaatacaaattaactgcgtaaaacttgcgaatatacaacattcttcgctgtccaattgtcgctgcatataaatagattgtcaggtttaccaaccctcgaacatgcaacgtacaattgtccatgggaaaaacaatcagtattaagatttataccacatttttctaatgattgaccttgagctttgttaatggtgattgcaaatgctaatcgaattggaaattgcaatcttttaaattgaaaaggcagatccgttggaatcatgggaatgcgaggaataagaacatcctcaccctcaaaaggccctgtcaagattgtggcctctattaggttttccattgttttttttttacggcaagtcgcgtgccattgcaaagctttggtgggttgatatttcttaaaagtattattggcacgcctatttttagttgtagcacgtgtggtggaaaccctgaaggatctatggaatttaaaaattcagatggataattaaccgcttcatttggttccaaaactgtgtcgactgacttgtaaaggactgcctggtctcgaatcttggtcaaaacaatattgttgatttcgtggacgtctatatttttgggtgcgagaatcgctctttcacttagccatttattatttttatagttttttaaaatattcggaaatactttttcaatcaattcatttttggacgtcactaaattacagaaatcagcaggtagttgtatacgtcctgaaattgagtctattgggagctttccgtttccaattgccagcaattgatctgaaaatgtttgaccagagtcatcgttttgcaatcggacacgcatatttgtagttaattttaatatttttacgtgtgcccataaattagaatttttcaggcaagctttcatttcgtctgcaggagttaaactacgtaaaaattgcgaatatacaacattctaggctttcccattgtctgtgcatatacaaagccgtatgcactaataatgacgtcatatgcaaacgctctttttacaaacaaacaaacatgcatacacacaactcgtttttatatagatagatagatacaatacaaattaactgcgtaaaacttgcgaatatacaacattcttcgctgtccaattgtcgctgcatataaatagattgtcaggtttaccgaccctcgaacatgcaacgtacaattgtccatgggaaaaacaatcagtattaagatctataccacatttttctaatgattgaccttgagctttgttaatggtgattgcaaatgctaatcgaattgggaattgcaatcttttaaattgaaaaggcagatccgttggaatcatgggaatgcgaggaataagaacagcctcaccctcagaaggccctgtcaagattgtggcatctattaggttttccattgtttttttttacggcaagtcgcgtgccattgcaaagctttggtgggttgatatttcttaaaagtaataTTGGTACGcccatttttagttgtagcaagtgtggtggaaaccctgaaagatctatggaatttaaaaattcagatggataattaaccgcttcatttggttccaaaactgtgtcgactgacttgttaaggactgcctggtctcgaatcatggtcaaaacaatattgttgatttcgtgtgAATATtgttatattcacaggtgggacacagggacacaactacaatggcgcataactaatatggcgcgtaacgacttacgcgcacggggggggggggggcttgggaacCCTTGTTCTTTTAAGTCCTTGTCACTCATATCCTTAACATTTAATCTTTTTGGTGATTCACTTTTGGGACCCTTCTCTTTCATATCATTAATTCTTCCACTTCCAAAAATTCTTCAAGGTTTTGACATGACTCGTTCAAATATTatgattgtcaaaatatttcgaaatatttatgcaatacccagtttttacatttaaaccctcaacacaaaaatacatataacttatttttatatatatagaagatataatctggcgtaacagacatatgTAACAGacaacagacagacaacttatttctatatatagactagctgttggggtggcgcttcaagccaccccaacacctagttggtggggcgctttgcgccccccaaccccccccccgtgcgcgtaagtcgttacgcgccatattagttatgcgccattgtagttgtgtccctgtgtcccacctgtgaatatagatagatttatatatgtgtttcaaactacgtaaaaattgcgaatatacaacattcttggctttcccattgtctgtgcatatacaaagccgtatgtactaataatgacgtcatatgcaaacactctttttacaaacaaaaaacatgcatacacacaactcgtttttatataaatagatagatagatagatacaatacaaattaactgcgtaaaacttgcgaatatacaacattcttcgctgtccaattgtcgctgcatataaatagattgtcaggtttaccaaccctcgaacatgcaacgtacaattgtccatgggaaaaacaatcagtattaagatttataccacatttttctaatgattgaccttgagctttgttaatggtgattgcaaatgctaatcgaattggaaattgcaatcttttaaattgaaaaggcagatccgttggaatcatgggaatgcgaggaataagaacatcctcaccctcaaaaggccctgtcaagattgtggcctctattaggttttccattgttttttttacggtaagtcgcgtgccattgcaaagctttggtgggttgatatttcttaaaaatattattggcacgcctatttttagttgtagcacgtgtggtggaaaccctgaaggatctatggaatttaaaaattcagatggataattaaccgcttcatttggttccaaaactgtgtcgactgacttgtaaaggactgcctggtctcgaatcttggtcaaaacaatattgttgatttcgtggacgtctatatttttgggtgcgagaatcgctctttcacttagccatttattatttttatagttttttagaatattcggaaatacttattcaatcaattcatttttggacgtcactaaattacagaaatcagcaggtagttgtatacgtcctgaaatttccaattgccagcaattgatctgaaaatgtttgaccaaagtcatcgttttgcaatcggacacgcatatttgtagttaattttaatatttttacgtgtgcccataaattagaatttttcaggcaagctttcatttcgtctgcaggagttgatctaggtattataggtaatgtttgcctgaaatctcccgcaagcaatattaatgtgctgccaaagggttttgaattccctctcaaatctttcaagcattgatccagagcctcgagcgattttttgtgtgccattgtgcactcatcccaaataataagtttgcattgctgcaatactttacccatcccagatgatttggaaatattgcacgtgggagtttctgtagaatgcaaattcagaggcgatttcaaagcggaatgagcagttcttccaccaggcaccAATGTTGCgactattccggacgacgcaattgccaacgctatatcattttttgatcgaattgatgccagaatcagttttatcacaaacgttttaccagtacctcctggcgcatccaaaaagaaaatttctccaacgttgttatcgacacaatgcattatcgtatcataaatgtctttttgttccgacgttaacttggaaatgttattttgtacatacgacaatagatcactcgtactgtaactttgttcacgatccaattctacacatgtcgaaacaacagcgatacggttaggtgaaggcattcccaaatgctgaagaggtttgtttgccatacgtacgcacaaatcttctataataactgaagtgtagttataaatttctgatgtaaaatcaaaagtcatatctgacgtctctaactgttttcgatggcgtatatcttcggacatttttgacttatatttttcccataactctgtaggagctgatggagagcaagttgttaaaatgatgccaaacaatgcacgaatttgacttgggtttgacgtttcgcacgcgtcattgatgcagttatcccagtgttggtcattctccaataaattcagagcttggcatgcactacggtaagtgtcatgtgtagtaccgtttacagttctcaaatactcaaaggatgtcggaccgggtacattcaccaaaagcaggcgtagaaagaagcattcatgttgattggggtgaacggtgtagaggcttcctatcgtggtatctttgaagatggtaggttggccgtcgactgacttaccctgttttcgacgttcaaatactttatttttagtattccacgtgtaatacgaaggcacttcagtatacagcagtttttttgcaaaagaataatttttgataagcgaaaaaaaagctgttaatgttgtatccggtggattcagggctctttcttgcacgttggtttctgtgaaataaacacgttgacaattctgtaaatgtaccgctaagtgaacaacagctggactacgttaatgtatcggaaatgaaagaattcgccaaatagcttcattactgcttatgtatcttccagcctgatattgtacgatttcgtcaaaatatttgatttcgggctgcaagccaaaaactgtcatgtcactgcctttgttgacgtttttacatatgtatttgattgcctttacggagttacagtattcaacgtttatgtgtgcattaaacgtttttgataataatggggaatatggaacaacccactggttatctacttcgatggtggtaccgttacgcttctttattattgctgttttaccgccatcttcagtagatcttcttctatattgtgggtaaccatcattgccagtaattgtgtttgatactaaaagtcgaggatattgctttgtgcaccttcctttggccatgcatggtgaattttcgttcagtgcaccgcaaggtccatgtatcacatttcttacaataatatcatgtaaacccttatcgacatttttatcaggtatttcagcagaaatcacatcatcaatttcgttcgaagtaattttttttatgtagccagattagtatatgtgcgtgtggcaaaccttgtttttgccattccactgagtacatccagcatcgcactgacccagacacttcaagttttactatgtagtttatcagtgatttcaacttttgccggaagacacgggccgtaatgtcatgcctatgaaccgccgattgtccttgaagttaaagctgcagtatctcgtcccaagattgattacatgtgaatgtaataaataaatctggacgaccatagagacgaacatacgcaatagcctcttgagcatattcatgcatatgacggggactgccagcaaatgacgaaggtaaaattgttaatcttccgtttgtggtattaccgtcatttataactgcatctcgcaaatgaatgtattgttcagttcgagcttggtctgattcaggcggatatatagcaaacgttctgattcaattttagcatacatatcaacgacaaattggtgaaacaattcacggcattttaaaatataattttcttcatcctgccgaatcattagtctataggaataataatgcattgcactgcatttcttattcatttctttgttagtggctggattcatcaatttaatattaaagtgatagccgtcggctccatcccaaaaaatgataggatattgtagggcatcgtagcatcgatgagtttcagcaattattaacaactgagcgtttcacttatgaagaataatatctcgagataaaaactgatcaccgaccataacgattgccacttcgtcgatagttggagcattgtatctacgcacatgttggccaggaggcgttttgtcagcggaaataacaattttatgcgtatcagtaggcatcaaatcgattactgttttgaacagacgcactaaattagtattttcgtggaaaagattttgcaattgggaaacgattgccctttcaacgttgggagaaatttcgcaacgtgcattcaattcagaatttctatcactgatgaagtacaattgtaaaaatttatgattctcgcctgagaatggtagaagggaccctgctctatgataaatttgcccttttactttgaaagtagacataaattgatctggattttcgatttgggctccaaacgagcctgagaaatttgcgttattttagaaaatagggggaaacaccccctaaaagtcatagaatcttaacgaaaatcgcaccatcagattcaacgtatcagagaactctattgtagaagtttcaagctcctatctacaaaaatgtggaattttgtttttgccagaaggcagatcacggatgcgtgtttatttattttttttttttattttttttttcaggggtgatcgtatcgacccagttgtcctagaatgttgcaagagagctcattctaacggaaatgaaaagttctagtgccctttttaagtgaccaaaaaaattagagggcacctaggccccctcccacgctaattattttcccaaagtcaacggattaaaattctgagatagccattttattcagcgtagtctaaaaaccttataactttgtctttggggacgacttactcccccacagtccctgtgggaggggctacaagttacaaactttgaccagtgcttgcatatagtaatggttattgggaagtgtgcaggcgttttcagtaggatgttttggttgaggggaggggttgagaatagggggataggctgggggaactttccatagaggaatttgtcatggtggaagaaaatttccctgaagggagtgcaggatttactagcattatttaaaaaaaaatatgaaaaaaaaatatgaaaaagttttttcagctggaagtaaagaccagcattaaaacgaacagaaattattacccatatgaggggctcacctcctcctaataccccgctctttacgctaaagtatttttagtaatttcaactatttattctacggcttttttgattcaggggtcattcttaatgaattgggacaaaatttaagctttagtgtaaagaacgaggtactgacgagggggctaACCCCTtcttatatgtaataaaaacttgagaatacaaaacttctttacgtaagctgatttataagttacgtatatcttttactaaaaaaaagattcgtaaaaaattaaaagttctagttgcctttatcttaattaaccaaaaaattggagggcaactaatgcttcctcccacgctcttttttctcaaaatcattcgatcaaaattatgagaaagccatttagcaaagaaaaaagataatatatattcaaatttcgttttaattattcctctgtggagagccaaaatcaaaacatacattgattgaaaaaaaaaacaagtttttttaactgaaagtaaggagcaaaattaaaacttaaaacgaacagaaattacttcgtatatgaaaagggttgcctcctcaccaacgccccactctttacgctaaagttctttactgttttaaaaagaagagttgagagaaagaatcaaactttagcataaagagtggggcgttggtgaggaagcaacccctttcatatacgaagtaatttctgttcgttttaagttttaattttgctacttactttctgttaaaaaaaattttttttatttaatttatagaaATGACGACaaaaaggtgtttgataactcaggcacttcttaattattaaaataccaGTAAAACTGTGTACATTCTCTTTGCTTCATAAAagcacactgttcttctctttaAAGTTTTGTCGACTATATCTCCTAGTCTACAAATTAAACCCTGAATTGCTGTTGCTAGCAATAGGACAAATCCTGTGTCTTTACTATGATTACCATCATACTAATTAATTAGCTAGCTATGGAAACTAATTAATTAGAAAGGCTGTGGCTGATACCTAAAAATCAATAATTTGCTTTTATCACTTTTGTTATACAGAggttttaattaagattttcttaaaattgctaGGTGctaccttttttcaaaaatcgcaTTCATAATCTTCGGTAGCTTATTTCCAAGCCCATTACCACCATATTTAGCAACTCCATTTACCaattatcagcacctggggcatTATCatgttttaatcattttattacTGTCACttattcttcctcacaaaataaatcatcCTTCacattccatcgtcctagcttatctggaagtgcttaaactagcaaaatcgggacagacagacagacagaccgaccgacagaccaacagaccgaccgacagaatttccgaccgctatatgtcacttggttaataccaagtgccataaaaaccaatttaaaaaaaatgactttcatCCCAACCCAAACCAGAACAAatggtcccaaccacaaatccaccacCTTTTCATGGGGGAGCTGTACACCGCTTGCCCCCTTCCTCCGTCTGGATCCATCACTGCTTCTGAGGTCCCTTACTCAAAACGTATCCAAAGTTTTATTTCGGGTGATTAAAGGCTTGGAGAATATATTATTACCGTATCAAATACGGCATGTTACACAATATAAATTCCACTGGAAAACCcttatgaaaaagaaacaatagaaacttatatttaacttgagaacaaaatgaGATAAGTTGAACAAACGAGCTAGTTTAACAATAGAACTTGCTCAGTTTGACAACTGAACAATTTGTTCTACAGCTTTTGAGGCAAAATTTATAGCCCTATCCCGTAAGCTTTGGGGGCCAGTGAAAACCACAGCGGCAGTGTTATATGACAagtggactatttttaacaaaacactatctcaaaattctgatcagatATATTGGGGGGGAAAGGTTGcgggggggggctagctgccctttAATCGATTtaacaaagacaaattttaatattaaatcagCATCTTCCAAAGTATATATCACCACCCCTTCCAAAATAACTCTATATAACCccgggcacaacttacaaccattGTCGCCTAGGCTCCGGGGGTCTATTGCCCTCAAAtgacttttgaatcttaaaaagaaaactagaattttaaattatcaatCAAAAGACCATCCTCCAGGGTTGACATGACCACCTCTTCCAAAACAACTATAGGCCCCCAGGCCACAACTGGAAGACCTTTCCTCCATGCTCTGGGGGGCTGTATAAGCCCAAGAGGCATGGTTATACGACATATAGACTATTTGCGGGAAAGAGAGCATAGGTGCCTGTAAccctccaatcaattttaactctaaaaaaatttaactggaataattaaatttaacttcggcttatatataaaacatttaaGAGTTCTGGTTTTTGCAAGGGATCAGACGAAAAGCAAAATGATTAAAAGTTGCAGCCCTCTTCATATGTTGtgcaatattttttcctttttacttctatgtatttattgatttttaagacAAAATGTGTAATCAAATGCAATATCAAAGAGAAAAGTGTGGACGTTGCTAAATGGTGGTATGCCTCACCCTCCTGTTCCACTTATAACTGttccaaattttatttgagaCTTTTCATCAATCAATCTTTTGTCTTTGGAGCATACGGGTTTCTGCTTGCAAAAATCAGAAACAGCAAAAAGGGGaaattcaagtttatttttggtaaaacaTTTACCCTGAAAAATGAATCGAATGAAAAGTATTACATACACAAGAGCTACACTCCATGTAggattattatttaaatttttaacacatttgaaaatgaattttaacaCATTTGTCTTAACACATTTTAACACATCACTAACACAAGTgattttta
Proteins encoded in this region:
- the LOC136025628 gene encoding E3 ubiquitin-protein ligase CHIP-like, yielding MKEKGPKSESPKRLNVKDMSDKDLKEQGNRYFQQRKYEDAISCYSKAIAKNNLFPPYFTNRALCNLKLGRWIAACQDCRQALELDLLFVKVHVFLGQALMELEQFDEAINHFQTAQDLARDQKLLFGDDITSFIRKSRKRRWNVLECKRVSEEIELQTYLNRLILEDKDRQIENIHNGRDYSEVQDEIASMEEKSDRYVGELEALFSKVDERRMKRDVPDFLCGKISLETLKDPVITPSGITYDRKDIEEHLQRVGHFDPVTRAPLTQDQLIPNFAMKEVVDAFLSENEWAIDY